From one Aquila chrysaetos chrysaetos chromosome 7, bAquChr1.4, whole genome shotgun sequence genomic stretch:
- the STYXL2 gene encoding serine/threonine/tyrosine-interacting-like protein 2, which produces MASSRDSDSEQVVPDEEDEGPDVKAVQARYLRSPSPSRYSVISDTDTESIFMEPIHLSSAVAAKQIINEELKTKDAKVDSACPRMLESARQLMVEDLYNRVKEKIDDTSLFNTPCVMDLQRALVKDRLETPRDTVDEVWPNVFIAEKSVAVNKSRLKRLGITHVLNAAHGTGVYTGPGFYNGLNIQYLGIEVDDFPDMDISKHFRPAAEFLDEALLTYRGKILVSSEMGISRSAVLVAAYLMIYHHMTILEALMTLRKKRAIYPNDGFLKQLRELNEQLLEERELEHTGDEEVTPSQSPVVHAGTSSQLSGVGDSESIMGAKAHSITVEEEDTSSLLGSLMSSSSMEKTSWVSKHSTLISEEEEEQLYEEWRKKQGLPAKEPGVNHGRRTSPKLLDQEGEQTEEDVEQRIHDWQRRNEKYHMEGPPREEDGDSSMGGRPYPSGEFSDVESVSSFEIRTLKQQLEASSFSRMRCRTGSVSSESTWDMWNQRLLEIEKEAAQRYRSKNKNCGERQSPETGRKERDVDEESVFSDCSSFYNFCQKNKDKLTPLERWKVKRIQFGFHKKDLEPSSSSAPSPAEDGGQAGGEGTEGKSLSDINLTAYQAWKMKRQKKVGSESKEEFVEFAKSEDSASAKKKQRRIELLERSKKILEESQSMCSWETDSTMSGSIPLSAFWPSTPSASGAEDAASVLSMQTNHSSLSQTRSSTGAMQPQMPSIPLPSLPVGPGDTISMASIQNWIANVVSETIAQKQNEIMMLSRPSSAMASSVMSGDLGRRVDDDKVSLLSAQSGSSLATSQLRQQDMHRAESQSVLSCNTSVSARTEGTSSNMKTTQTSKPLYSLFADDVDLKKLRRKEKEMQMEMREKMSDYQIEKVIRDNKRSTLFKKKITKGEQNEIEDDRESTTNSHRHPLQADLDRSEVFDLSSQPADTGALESEIETDITKWLGSLKAEREAPSYYDQSEKAREKYSRSSKVREMDSETSSYRFSRSQREELDSCSSYESKGDSLRTMSRFSSASAKEDKKMYTFTRSRVSETTSSREKSPELHVFSQTPEPSFDSESPEPSTQSRVRSRHVEACEEEARSDMSEFGAKRKFTQSFSKSEEDGKKEAKVEQSEERFASRQFSQYRRSMRKEEEEEMDDDAIIAAWRSRLEETTAKLRRRREE; this is translated from the exons ATGGCCAGCAGCAGAGATTCGGACAGCGAGCAGGTGGTGCCCGATGAGGAGGACGAGGGACCGGACGTGAAGGCTGTGCAGGCCCGCTATCTCCGCAGCCCCTCACCCAGCCG GTATTCAGTGATATCGGACACTGATACAGAGAGCATCTTCATGGAGCCAATCCATCTGTCATCTGCTGTGGCTGCCAAACAAATAATCAATGAAG AACTGAAGACAAAGGACGCCAAGGTAGATTCAGCGTGTCCCAGGATGTTAGAGTCTGCACGGCAGCTGATGGTGGAAGACCTGTACAACCGAGTTAAGGAAAAGATTGATGACACCAGCTTGTTTAACACGCCGTGTGTGATGGACTTGCAGAGGGCACTTGTGAAGGACAGGCTGGAGACCCCCAGGGATACTGTGGATGAAGTCTGGCCTAATGTCTTCATAGCAGAAAA aagtgTTGCAGTGAACAAAAGCCGTTTGAAGAGACTGGGGATCACACACGTCTTGAACGCAGCTCATGGTACAGGTGTATACACAGGACCAGGTTTCTACAATGGTCTGAATATCCAATACCTGGGCATTGAAGTGGATGATTTTCCAGATATGGATATCTCCAAACACTTCCGCCCAGCTGCAGAGTTCCTTGACGAAGCACTGCTGACTTACAGGG GCAAAATCCTTGTCAGCAGTGAAATGGGAATCAGTCgctcagctgtgctggtggcTGCTTACCTGATGATCTATCACCATATGACCATTCTGGAGGCTCTGATGACTCTCAGAAAGAAGCGTGCCATTTACCCCAACGATGGCTTTCTGAAACAGCTAAGGGAGCTCAACGAGCAATTGTTGGAGGAACGAGAGTTGGAGCATACTGGAGATGAAGAAGTCACTCCTAGTCAAAGCCCTGTTGTCCATGCTGGGACTTCCTCCCAGCTGTCTGGAGTTGGGGACTCAGAAAGCATCATGGGAGCCAAAGCCCACTCCATCACAGTAGAAGAAGAGGACACCAGCAGCCTGCTGGGTAGTCTTATGAGCTCTTCGTCAATGGAAAAAACTAGCTGGGTTTCCAAACACTCCACCCTCAtcagtgaggaggaagaggaacagTTGTATGAGGAATGGAGGAAGAAACAAGGCCTGCCTGCAAAGGAACCAGGAGTTAACCATGGAAGAAGAACATCTCCAAAGCTTCTGGATCAGGAAGGGGAACAAACTGAGGAGGATGTGGAACAGAGGATCCATGACTGGCAGCGTAGAAATGAGAAATACCATATGGAGGGTCCACCcagggaggaggatggagatTCCAGCATGGGAGGAAGACCTTACCCATCAGGTGAATTCAGTGATGTTGAGAGCGTGAGCAGTTTTGAGATCCGAACCCTAAAACAACAGCTGGAAGCCAGTAGCTTTAGCAGGATGAGATGCCGCACAGGCTCTGTGTCTTCAGAGAGCACTTGGGACATGTGGAACCAGAGGCTTCTGGAGATTGAGAAGGAAGCTGCTCAGAGGTATCGTTCTAAGAATAAAAATTGTGGGGAGAGACAATCCccagaaacaggaagaaaggagagggatGTGGATGAGGAGAGTGTGTTTTCAGACTGTAGCTCCTTTTACAATTTTTGCCAAAAGAACAAAGACAAGTTAACTCCTCTAGAAAGGTGGAAGGTCAAGAGGATCCAGTTTGGCTTCCACAAGAAGGATTTAGAACCATCATCATCGTCTGCACCATCTCCAGCAGAAGATGGCGGTCAGGcaggtggggaggggacagaAGGGAAGAGTTTGTCAGATATTAACCTGACTGCTTACCAGGCTTGGAAAATGAAGCGGCAGAAAAAGGTGGGCAGTGAAAGCAAGGAGGAATTTGTGGAGTTTGCCAAAAGTGAGGATTCTGCTTCAGCTAAAAAGAAGCAGAGGCGTATAGAGCTCCTTGAACgttcaaagaaaattttagaagaaaGCCAGTCCATGTGCAGCTGGGAGACAGACAGTACGATGAGTGGGAGTATCCCACTGTCAGCTTTCTGGCCCTCAACACCTTCTGCAAGCGGTGCTGAGGATGCAGCTTCTGTACTGAGCATGCAGACAAATCATTCATCTTTATCACAGACCAGGAGCAGCACGGGGGCAATGCAGCCTCAGATGCCAAGTATACCCCTTCCCAGTCTCCCAGTTGGCCCAGGTGACACAATATCCATGGCAAGCATTCAGAACTGGATTGCTAACGTGGTCAGTGAAACCATtgctcaaaagcaaaatgagatcATGATGCTGTCCCGTCCATCGTCTGCAATGGCCTCCAGCGTAATGTCAGGAGACCTTGGCAGGCGTGTAGATGATGATAAGGTTTCTCTTCTCAGTGCTCAGAGTGGCTCATCTCTTGCTACCTCTCAGCTTCGCCAGCAGGACATGCACAGGGCTGAGTCTCAGTCTGTCCTGTCTTGCAATACCTCAGTGAGTGCAAGGACAGAAGGGACTAGTTCAAACATGAAGACAACACAGACAAGCAAGCCACTGTACAGCCTCTTTGCTGATGATGTTGACCTAAAGAAActcaggaggaaagagaaggagatgcaaatggaaatgagagagaaaatgtcAGATTATCAAATTGAAAAGGTGATCAGAGACAATAAACGCagcactttatttaaaaaaaagattaccaaaggagagcaaaatgaaatagaagATGACAGAGAGAGTACAACAAACAGCCACAGGCACCCCTTGCAAGCAGATCTTGACAGAAGTGAAGTCTTTGATCTGTCCAGTCAGCCTGCAGACACAGGTGCACTCGAGTCAGAGATAGAGACTGATATTACCAAGTGGCTCGGTagcctgaaagcagaaagagaagcacCATCATACTATGATCAAAGTGAGAAGGCTAGAGAGAAATATAGCAGATCATCCAAAGTTAGAGAGATGGATTCTGAAACATCCAGTTACAGATTCTCCAGATCCCAAAGAGAAGAGCTAGACAGCTGTTCTTCCTATGAGTCAAAAGGAGATTCACTGAGAACCATGTCaagattttcctctgcttctgcaaagGAGGATAAAAAGATGTATACGTTCACAAGGTCAAGGGTCAGCGAGACAACAAGTTCCAGAGAAAAGAGCCCAGAGCTGCATGTTTTCAGCCAAACACCTGAACCATCCTTTGACTCTGAATCCCCTGAACCATCTACACAGAGTCGAGTTAGATCTCGTCATGTGGAGGCATGTGAAGAGGAGGCCAGGTCAGACATGTCAGAATTTGGAGCTAAGAGAAAGTTCACCCAGAGCTTTTCAAAGTCTGAAGAGGATGGAAAGAAGGAGGCAAAAGTGGAACAAAGTGAAGAAAGATTTGCATCTAGACAGTTCTCTCAGTACAGGCGAAGCATGCgtaaagaagaggaagaagagatggaTGATGATGCCATTATCGCTGCTTGGAGAAGCCGACTAGAAGAAACTACGGCAAAGCTCCGGCGGAGAAGGGAAGAGTGA
- the GPA33 gene encoding cell surface A33 antigen codes for MRRTAMKRLWLFIFSAILVTAHGLTVEAPAKEIQVARGNNVTLRCHFKTKASITSGDFVVWKKINSADDAVTRYFDGLVQYGKGYENRIQFSGDVDKGDISITINAVTMEDNGTYVCNVRLRNDPPRQTATLALFVLVAPSKPECRILGTAEYGQTINLTCISHEGSPKPRYTWQSFNVQNEPRVLQTTEGEQITLKNISADTSGFYICTSTNIVGKEFCNMTVSVVPPSMNIALYAGIIGGAVAAIIVIGILAYCCCCRADKDKDYEMTEREDRNEPSKEMPTGHQRAEDDVEDE; via the exons ATGAGGAGGACGGCAATGAAAAGACTTTGGCTGTTCATTTTCAGTGCAA TTCTGGTGACTGCTCATGGCCTCACTGTGGAAGCACCTGCCAAGGAAATACAGGTGGCACGAGGGAACAACGTTACTCTCCgctgtcattttaaaactaaGGCTTCCATTACCTCAGGAGATTTTGTTGTCTGGAAGAAAATCAATAGTGCG GATGATGCTGTCACTAGGTATTTTGATGGACTTGTACAGTATGGCAAGGGCTATGAAAACCGTATACAGTTTAGTGGTGATGTAGACAAAGGGGACATCAGTATCACCATCAATGCAGTGACTATGGAAGACAATGGGACATACGTATGCAACGTTCGTCTAAGGAATGACCCACCCCGGCAGACTGCAACCTTGGCTCTTTTCGTCCTTG TTGCACCATCCAAGCCAGAATGCAGGATTTTGGGGACAGCAGAATATGGACAGACAATCAATCTGACCTGCATTTCTCATGAGGGCTCCCCAAAGCCCAGATATACCTGGCAAAGCTTCAATGTACAAAATGAGCCCCGTGTACTACAAACAACAGAAG GGGAACAAATAACTCTGAAGAACATCTCTGCGGATACCTCTGGCTTTTACATCTGCACTTCAACAAACATTGTGGGAAAGGAATTTTGCAACATGACAGTCAGCGTTGTGCCAC CATCCATGAACATAGCTCTTTACGCTGGCATCATTGGTGGAGCTGTTGCTGCAATTATAGTTATTGGTATTTTAGcctattgctgctgctgtcgGGCAGACAAGGACAAGGACTATGAGATGAC GGAGAGAGAAGATAGAAATGAACCCTCCAAGGAGATGCCTACAGGGCATCAGAGAGCAGAGGATGATGTTGAAGATGAATGA